Proteins encoded by one window of Lycium barbarum isolate Lr01 chromosome 11, ASM1917538v2, whole genome shotgun sequence:
- the LOC132620285 gene encoding early nodulin-like protein 9: MAQTSSRLNRKAFCILGLLNILMLLQNANCYEHKVGGSGDWSVPMDPNANNYDQWAQRSRFQIDDTLSFNYPADKDSVLLVNKADFDNCNIASPIEKYSDGHSVVKFDHSGPYYFISGVHDNCVKNQKLHVIVMANRSKSNERVASSPSPSANFNKTVPPSPSANVPPSPAPSGEEAPSSPPTGSVEINPTAAPSQESTPPHSKNGASSMVLSFVGSTAAFIGSSIILGF, encoded by the exons ATGGCTCAAACAAGTTCAAGATTAAATAGAAAAGCCTTTTGTATTTTGGGCCTGCTAAATATTTTGATGTTGTTACAAAATGCCAATTGTTATGAGCACAAAGTTGGAGGTTCAGGAGATTGGAGTGTCCCTATGGATCCAAATGCCAATAATTACGACCAATGGGCCCAGAGGAGTCGATTCCAAATTGATGACACTTTAT CTTTTAACTACCCTGCTGATAAAGACTCAGTGCTTCTTGTAAACAAGGCAGACTTTGACAATTGCAACATTGCTTCACCTATTGAGAAGTACAGTGATGGACACAGTGTGGTCAAATTTGACCACTCTGGGCCATACTATTTCATCAGTGGGGTTCATGACAACTGTGTCAAGAATCAAAAGTTGCATGTTATTGTCATGGCAAATAGAAGCAAAAGCAACGAAAGAGTAGCATCTTCTCCTTCTCCATCAGCAAATTTTAACAAAACAGTACCTCCTTCTCCATCAGCAAATGTTCCTCCGTCTCCGGCCCCCTCCGGCGAGGAGGCACCATCGTCACCACCCACTGGCTCAGTTGAGATCAACCCAACTGCAGCACCTTCACAAGAATCAACGCCCCCTCATTCTAAGAATGGCGCTTCGTCAATGGTCTTGAGCTTTGTTGGATCCACTGCAGCTTTTATTGGTTCTTCCATCATTCTAGGATTCTGA